Proteins from a genomic interval of Paenibacillus sp. FSL H8-0048:
- a CDS encoding DUF4085 family protein, producing MKFFTIPWYEEMQVRGFMVFPETEQDWVEDVAWHVAEGISYEERAKDYLEYMKKDLLKYLPGYFHASIHDGTINSTHPAPEFKERALQWGREYDERMQVLFRGYRKGYESIKHELPEGAVQLVEKSLHDARVISYTMPAEDVLEMILDCGGAMHYQCEVKLTFSSVSGLRLPEPLEKKYWLYDEIYAVEQGFELRVLMDSPPSELKITAQDVSIEILGEPKYME from the coding sequence ATGAAATTTTTCACTATACCCTGGTATGAAGAAATGCAGGTGCGCGGGTTCATGGTCTTCCCGGAGACGGAGCAGGATTGGGTGGAGGATGTGGCCTGGCATGTGGCGGAGGGGATCAGCTATGAGGAGCGGGCTAAGGATTATCTGGAGTATATGAAAAAAGATCTCCTAAAATATCTTCCAGGGTACTTCCACGCCTCGATACATGACGGAACCATAAATTCCACTCATCCTGCGCCTGAGTTTAAGGAACGGGCCTTGCAGTGGGGCAGGGAATATGATGAACGGATGCAGGTGCTTTTCAGGGGATACCGCAAAGGGTACGAATCGATTAAGCATGAACTCCCGGAGGGCGCGGTACAGCTAGTCGAGAAGAGTCTGCACGATGCCAGAGTCATCTCTTATACTATGCCTGCAGAAGACGTGCTGGAGATGATTCTGGACTGCGGCGGGGCGATGCATTACCAGTGTGAGGTGAAGCTAACGTTCAGCAGTGTGAGCGGACTGCGCTTGCCGGAGCCGCTTGAGAAGAAATATTGGCTGTATGACGAGATCTATGCCGTGGAGCAGGGGTTCGAGCTAAGGGTTCTGATGGATTCTCCACCGAGTGAACTAAAAATTACTGCGCAGGATGTATCGATAGAGATCCTTGGGGAACCTAAGTATATGGAATGA
- a CDS encoding Rrf2 family transcriptional regulator, which produces MNISTRFAVAIHILTLIDSNKDGKSTSEWIAGSVNTNPVVIRRLTGMLNKAGLVEVRPGVAGAKLARSAADITLLQIYKAVNAVEEDSLFSVHEHPNPECPVGKNIAGAIVPVFSLAQKAMENVLQEVTLDQIVHQIPVG; this is translated from the coding sequence ATGAACATCAGCACGCGGTTTGCGGTGGCTATTCATATTCTAACCTTAATTGACAGCAACAAAGACGGCAAAAGCACCTCCGAGTGGATCGCCGGCAGCGTGAATACGAACCCCGTAGTAATTCGCCGCCTTACGGGTATGCTCAATAAGGCGGGACTTGTGGAGGTTCGTCCCGGTGTCGCCGGAGCGAAGCTTGCCCGCAGTGCAGCTGATATTACGCTGCTGCAGATTTATAAGGCAGTGAATGCAGTGGAAGAGGACTCTCTGTTCTCTGTCCATGAGCATCCGAACCCGGAATGTCCGGTGGGCAAGAACATTGCAGGAGCTATTGTTCCTGTGTTCTCTCTTGCCCAGAAGGCGATGGAGAATGTGCTGCAGGAGGTCACCCTGGATCAGATCGTACATCAGATTCCTGTAGGATAA
- a CDS encoding carboxymuconolactone decarboxylase family protein, whose translation MTFMKEAPEQQKALGEIVKKLDAASSLDAKTEEIAYISVLAAVRLESGLPFHVKHAKALGATRDEIISAVLLPLPAVGNVVIQALPVALQAYDSE comes from the coding sequence ATGACATTTATGAAGGAAGCGCCGGAGCAGCAGAAGGCCCTTGGTGAAATTGTGAAGAAGCTGGATGCCGCAAGCAGCCTGGATGCCAAAACCGAGGAGATTGCCTATATTTCCGTACTCGCGGCGGTTAGGCTGGAGAGCGGGCTTCCCTTTCACGTCAAGCATGCCAAAGCGCTCGGCGCAACCCGTGACGAGATCATCAGCGCAGTGCTGCTGCCCCTTCCAGCGGTGGGTAATGTGGTGATTCAAGCCCTGCCGGTGGCATTGCAGGCGTATGACAGTGAATAG
- the map gene encoding type I methionyl aminopeptidase encodes MTSETLQDMQGLKAAGAVVGHTIAEMKKSVVPGMTTAELDEVGAKILNHFGAKSAPKVTYNFPGTTCISVNEEVAHGIPGQRVIQPGDLINIDVSAELNGYFGDAGVSFQLPPYNEKLIHLCRSTEETMMSVINHLRAGMKVNEIGRVMESEARKRGYKVVRNLCSHGIGKALHEKPFEILPFYNPRVTTVLKEGQVITIEPFLSTGTDFVEQQSDGWTLSVADNSRVAQFEHTIVVTKGKPIILTSA; translated from the coding sequence ATGACGAGCGAGACGCTCCAGGATATGCAAGGACTGAAAGCGGCGGGTGCAGTGGTGGGCCATACCATTGCGGAGATGAAGAAAAGTGTAGTTCCCGGAATGACGACTGCAGAGCTGGATGAAGTGGGAGCGAAGATTCTAAACCATTTTGGCGCAAAATCTGCTCCAAAGGTAACCTACAACTTCCCCGGAACGACCTGTATTAGTGTGAATGAAGAGGTGGCGCACGGAATTCCGGGACAACGTGTCATTCAGCCGGGAGATCTGATCAATATTGATGTCTCTGCCGAGCTGAACGGTTATTTTGGCGATGCCGGGGTATCGTTTCAACTGCCTCCATATAATGAGAAACTGATCCACCTCTGCCGGAGTACAGAAGAGACCATGATGAGCGTGATTAATCATCTCCGGGCGGGTATGAAGGTTAACGAAATCGGCCGGGTTATGGAGTCGGAAGCACGGAAGCGCGGCTATAAAGTCGTGCGTAACCTGTGCAGCCACGGCATCGGCAAAGCGTTGCATGAGAAGCCGTTTGAGATTCTGCCCTTTTATAATCCGCGTGTGACGACAGTGCTGAAAGAAGGCCAGGTCATTACCATCGAGCCGTTTCTGTCCACGGGCACTGATTTTGTAGAGCAGCAGTCAGATGGCTGGACACTCAGCGTTGCCGACAACAGCCGCGTGGCCCAGTTTGAGCATACCATTGTGGTCACCAAAGGCAAGCCGATTATTCTGACCAGTGCGTGA
- a CDS encoding SGNH/GDSL hydrolase family protein, whose product MPFQKNDIILFQGDSITDCGRNYADASSLGVGYALMAGARLGLQYAEQKLTFLNRGISGNRAVDLQERWERDCLALKPTWVSIYIGINDTWRWYDSGQETTAAEFESSYRDLIERTKQHLDAKLVLVEPFVLPVPEDRKGWRQDLDPKIHIVRELAREYGAVLVPLDGLFAAASVKAEPGYWAADGVHPSPAGHALIADAWMKAVGAIS is encoded by the coding sequence ATGCCATTTCAAAAGAACGATATCATCCTGTTCCAGGGGGATAGTATCACAGATTGTGGACGCAATTACGCCGATGCCTCATCGCTGGGTGTAGGTTACGCGCTGATGGCGGGCGCCCGGCTGGGCCTTCAGTATGCGGAGCAGAAGCTTACATTCCTGAACCGCGGAATCAGCGGCAACCGGGCGGTAGACCTGCAGGAGCGCTGGGAGAGGGATTGTCTTGCGCTGAAGCCAACCTGGGTGTCTATTTATATTGGAATAAATGATACCTGGCGCTGGTATGATTCCGGGCAGGAGACTACGGCGGCAGAATTCGAGTCGTCCTACCGTGATCTGATTGAGCGGACCAAGCAGCATCTGGATGCCAAGCTGGTGCTGGTGGAGCCGTTCGTATTGCCGGTGCCGGAAGACCGCAAGGGCTGGCGTCAGGACCTGGACCCCAAAATTCACATAGTCCGTGAGCTGGCCCGTGAATACGGCGCTGTACTCGTGCCGCTGGACGGTCTGTTCGCAGCGGCATCGGTCAAGGCTGAACCTGGCTACTGGGCGGCGGATGGCGTTCACCCTTCGCCTGCGGGACATGCCCTAATCGCCGATGCCTGGATGAAGGCTGTAGGTGCAATAAGCTAA
- a CDS encoding NAD(P)/FAD-dependent oxidoreductase translates to MSKHIVILGAGYGGLLSALTVRKYMSKEEAKITVVNQYPTHQIITELHRLAAGSASEQAVAMPLAKLFAGKDIDLKIAKVNSFSAENKQVILSDGVMLTYDALVVGLGSTTAYFGIPGLEEYSMVLKSAADALRIRRHIEDRIRDYSKTRNAADATILIGGGGLTGVELVGEIADILPKLTKQYGVNPAEIKLLLVEAGPKILPVLPDHLIERATASLEKRGVQFLTGLPVTKVVDNTIDLKDGQQIVANTFVWTGGVQGNPLVGESGLEVNRGRATVNEFLQSTSHPNVFVAGDSAVVFAPDGRPYPPTAQIAWQMGELIGYNLFAYLNDKPQEAFSPVNSGTLASLGRKDGVAIVGGNSTPLKGLPATLMKEASNIRYLTHIHGLFSLAY, encoded by the coding sequence ATGTCAAAACATATAGTGATTCTGGGTGCAGGGTACGGCGGTCTGCTCAGTGCCTTAACCGTTCGTAAATATATGAGCAAAGAGGAAGCCAAAATTACGGTAGTCAATCAATATCCGACACATCAGATTATTACGGAATTGCACCGGCTTGCAGCGGGCAGCGCGTCTGAACAGGCGGTTGCCATGCCGCTGGCGAAGCTGTTCGCCGGTAAGGATATTGATCTGAAAATCGCCAAGGTCAACTCGTTCTCTGCAGAGAACAAACAGGTTATTCTCTCGGACGGCGTTATGCTGACTTATGATGCGCTCGTTGTCGGTCTGGGCAGCACCACTGCATACTTTGGTATTCCGGGACTTGAAGAGTACAGCATGGTGCTGAAATCAGCAGCAGATGCGCTGCGGATTCGCCGTCATATTGAAGACCGGATTCGTGACTATTCCAAAACCCGCAACGCAGCAGATGCTACGATTCTGATCGGCGGCGGCGGACTGACCGGCGTTGAGCTGGTAGGCGAAATTGCCGATATTCTGCCTAAGCTGACGAAGCAATATGGAGTGAATCCTGCTGAGATCAAGCTTCTGCTCGTTGAAGCGGGTCCGAAGATTCTCCCTGTCCTGCCGGATCATCTGATTGAGCGCGCTACGGCCAGCCTGGAGAAGCGCGGGGTGCAGTTCCTGACGGGTCTTCCGGTTACGAAGGTGGTTGACAATACGATTGATCTGAAGGATGGGCAGCAGATTGTGGCGAACACCTTCGTCTGGACCGGCGGGGTACAGGGCAATCCGCTGGTTGGCGAATCCGGTCTTGAAGTCAACCGCGGCCGGGCCACGGTAAATGAGTTCCTGCAGTCCACTTCACACCCAAATGTATTTGTAGCCGGAGACAGCGCTGTTGTCTTTGCACCGGATGGCCGTCCTTATCCGCCAACGGCACAGATCGCCTGGCAGATGGGTGAGCTGATTGGCTACAATCTGTTCGCTTATCTTAATGATAAGCCGCAGGAAGCCTTCAGCCCGGTCAATTCCGGCACACTTGCCAGCCTCGGACGCAAAGACGGGGTAGCGATTGTCGGCGGTAACTCCACTCCGCTGAAGGGGCTGCCGGCCACGCTGATGAAGGAAGCCAGCAATATCCGTTATTTGACTCATATCCATGGCTTGTTCAGCCTGGCCTATTAG
- a CDS encoding DUF1641 domain-containing protein has protein sequence MSETVTQNLPEQEIPEAALPKEDVLKELLKPEVQQSLMVLVEQLPQITQMVSVLSKSLEFVQSVATDEVLKNDTVGAIKEMAGPVVGTAKNLAATVIEAKDRAEASSETISLFGMMKMIKDPQVQKALRFMNAYLQVSGERQSGK, from the coding sequence ATGTCAGAAACCGTTACCCAAAATCTTCCTGAACAAGAAATACCAGAAGCAGCCCTTCCCAAAGAGGATGTGCTGAAAGAGCTCCTGAAGCCGGAGGTTCAGCAATCTCTGATGGTACTGGTTGAGCAGCTGCCGCAGATCACACAAATGGTTAGTGTATTGTCCAAATCACTAGAATTTGTGCAGTCTGTTGCCACGGACGAAGTGCTTAAGAATGATACAGTTGGCGCGATTAAGGAAATGGCGGGTCCTGTGGTGGGCACGGCCAAGAATCTGGCGGCCACTGTCATTGAAGCGAAGGACCGCGCGGAGGCAAGCAGCGAAACCATCAGCCTGTTCGGCATGATGAAGATGATCAAGGACCCGCAGGTACAGAAGGCGCTCCGGTTCATGAATGCCTATCTGCAGGTCAGCGGTGAGCGTCAATCGGGCAAATAA
- a CDS encoding nitroreductase family protein translates to MSTFSELVQSRRSANNFVEGVTIPQSELEEMFSLARLAPSAYNLQHAHYKVISNDSVKEAIRKDAYGQYKIHTASAVIVVLGDKNAYLQAPEIYSGLKLLGAMSEDAYEQTIQSINDAYTGNDAFQRDEAIRNASLSAMQFMLIAKDKGWDTCPMIGFDPEAVKATLGLGEHMVPVMLITIGKDNQHKIRPRGYRKPVNEFVEFI, encoded by the coding sequence ATGAGTACTTTTTCCGAATTGGTGCAATCCCGCAGATCAGCTAATAATTTCGTGGAAGGTGTTACCATCCCGCAGAGTGAGCTTGAAGAAATGTTTTCTCTGGCCCGGCTGGCACCCTCGGCTTATAATCTTCAGCACGCCCATTACAAGGTGATCAGCAATGACAGTGTGAAGGAAGCCATCCGCAAGGATGCGTACGGCCAATACAAGATCCACACTGCTTCTGCTGTTATTGTGGTGCTGGGTGACAAGAATGCCTATCTGCAGGCTCCTGAAATCTATAGCGGGCTTAAGCTGCTGGGAGCGATGAGCGAGGATGCTTACGAGCAGACCATTCAATCCATCAACGATGCTTATACCGGGAACGATGCGTTCCAGCGGGATGAAGCGATCCGCAATGCCTCGCTGTCGGCGATGCAGTTCATGCTGATTGCCAAGGATAAGGGCTGGGATACCTGCCCGATGATCGGCTTCGATCCGGAGGCTGTGAAGGCTACCCTTGGTCTCGGAGAGCATATGGTTCCGGTGATGCTGATTACGATCGGCAAGGATAACCAGCACAAGATCAGACCGCGCGGCTACCGCAAGCCGGTTAATGAGTTTGTTGAATTTATTTAA